In Wolinella succinogenes DSM 1740, a single genomic region encodes these proteins:
- a CDS encoding response regulator codes for MESVSKNSSILIVEDEERARIDTQSLLSKHYERVLSAGSAKEALELYYAHKPDIFIVDIFLPDMNGIDLIKAIRRHFPKACVVVISGTGSVDLLAEAIELNIDRFIKKPFDPSAFLEVIRSLEVRILLERENIHQQKILGEYKKAIDVSNIVSITDKRGVIKYANDMFCRISGYSREELVGQKHNIIRHPEMEDAVFKEMWQQITSKQVWKGVVKNRAKDGSTYIVDSVIVPIVDEYGRIEEYIAIRHDLTELMQKNAIIKRQSTDSLTGLENRIKLIEDIESSSSVVLCLINIDGFSDVNDVYGIEFGDRILALVAKRIVQSLPDRDYRPYRLGGDEFAILLSSAREDYMEVFKKAVESITLEPLLNEGQIVYLTARMGIAINEGRDSLSKASLAIKHAKEMRQGIIIYERHFDLESGYKSNILWANRLFRALGERRIKPFFQPILNLKTGKIEKYEALVRMMDEEKGEVSPFYFLEIAKKTILPLKFKTIN; via the coding sequence TTGGAAAGCGTATCCAAAAATAGTTCGATTTTGATTGTCGAGGACGAGGAGCGAGCAAGAATCGACACCCAATCGCTTTTGAGCAAGCATTATGAGCGAGTTTTGAGTGCAGGAAGCGCCAAAGAGGCACTAGAGCTCTACTATGCGCACAAGCCTGATATATTCATCGTGGATATTTTCTTGCCCGATATGAATGGAATTGATCTCATCAAGGCCATTAGGCGCCACTTCCCCAAGGCTTGCGTTGTGGTGATTAGCGGCACAGGGAGCGTGGATTTGCTCGCTGAGGCGATTGAGCTTAATATTGATCGATTTATCAAAAAGCCTTTTGACCCCTCCGCTTTTCTTGAGGTGATTCGCTCTCTTGAGGTGAGGATTCTCTTGGAGCGAGAGAATATCCACCAACAAAAGATTTTGGGTGAATACAAAAAAGCGATTGATGTGAGCAATATCGTCTCTATCACCGACAAAAGAGGAGTGATCAAATACGCCAATGATATGTTTTGTCGCATTTCTGGCTACTCAAGAGAAGAGCTGGTGGGGCAAAAGCACAACATTATCCGCCATCCTGAGATGGAAGATGCGGTTTTTAAAGAGATGTGGCAGCAGATCACGAGTAAGCAGGTTTGGAAAGGGGTGGTGAAGAATCGAGCCAAAGATGGCTCCACCTATATAGTCGATTCGGTGATTGTGCCAATCGTGGATGAGTATGGGCGCATTGAGGAGTATATCGCCATTAGACACGATCTCACGGAGCTCATGCAGAAAAATGCCATCATCAAGCGTCAGAGCACGGATAGCTTGACGGGTTTGGAAAATCGCATCAAGCTCATCGAGGATATTGAATCCTCCTCTTCTGTGGTGCTTTGCCTCATCAATATTGATGGTTTTAGTGATGTAAATGATGTCTATGGAATTGAGTTTGGCGACAGGATATTGGCTTTAGTGGCCAAGCGGATCGTACAATCCCTCCCTGATAGAGACTACAGACCCTATCGTTTGGGCGGGGATGAGTTTGCCATCCTTTTGAGCAGTGCACGAGAGGATTATATGGAGGTGTTCAAAAAAGCGGTGGAGAGCATCACGCTTGAACCTCTTCTTAATGAGGGGCAAATCGTCTATCTCACGGCTCGAATGGGTATTGCAATCAACGAAGGCAGGGACTCTCTTAGCAAGGCTTCTTTGGCGATTAAGCACGCCAAGGAGATGAGGCAGGGAATCATCATCTATGAGCGCCATTTTGATCTAGAGAGTGGATATAAAAGCAATATTCTTTGGGCGAATCGACTCTTTAGGGCTTTGGGTGAGCGTCGTATTAAGCCCTTTTTTCAGCCTATCCTCAATCTTAAAACAGGCAAAATCGAGAAGTATGAGGCGCTGGTGAGGATGATGGATGAAGAGAAGGGAGAGGTGAGCCCCTTCTATTTTTTAGAAATTGCCAAAAAGACTATACTGCCACTAAAATTCAAGACAATAAATTGA
- a CDS encoding IS3-like element IS1302 family transposase gives MVEFSKDLGEEKMSRKRKSYSAEFKTRVVLELLGGEETVAQIASKYEITPKSLIDWKKQFLENASLVFDVGSATKAYKDEIEELKTENDALAKKLGKTTIERDWAVGKLKSLGLSNKKDLVTPKLKNLSMARQCEIIDLNRSTLYYEPKPISDNDLKIMKRIDEIYTDISSTYGYRFMHRQLLEDGFSIGVNKVNKLMNTMGIQAIFPKKKRHTSIKNYKHKIYPYLLRELEINRANQVWSGDITYIPIKGGFVYLCAIIDWHSKTILSWKISTTMDTSLVTDVLKEAIEKYDIPVIFNSDQGSQYTSHEHTELLKKHNIQISMNGKGRSIDNIAIERFFRTLKYDEIYINEYSSISDLRFKVSRYINFYNHNRFHSALNYQKPMNVYLEGLKNVA, from the coding sequence ATGGTAGAATTTTCTAAAGATTTAGGAGAGGAAAAAATGAGTAGAAAAAGAAAAAGCTATAGTGCAGAATTTAAAACTAGAGTTGTCTTAGAATTACTAGGTGGCGAAGAGACTGTAGCACAGATTGCCAGTAAATATGAGATTACACCAAAAAGTCTCATTGATTGGAAAAAGCAGTTTTTAGAGAATGCATCACTAGTATTTGATGTAGGTTCGGCTACTAAAGCCTATAAAGATGAGATAGAAGAGCTAAAAACAGAGAATGATGCTCTAGCAAAGAAATTAGGAAAAACAACCATAGAGAGGGATTGGGCAGTGGGAAAGCTAAAGAGCTTGGGCTTATCAAATAAAAAAGATCTTGTCACACCCAAGCTAAAGAATCTCTCCATGGCAAGACAATGTGAAATAATAGATTTAAATCGCTCAACCCTTTATTATGAACCTAAACCCATATCAGACAATGATTTAAAAATCATGAAAAGGATAGATGAGATATATACTGATATATCCTCAACCTATGGCTATCGGTTTATGCATAGGCAGCTTTTGGAAGATGGATTTTCAATTGGTGTAAATAAAGTCAATAAGCTAATGAACACTATGGGGATACAGGCAATCTTTCCAAAAAAGAAACGACACACATCCATTAAAAACTATAAACATAAAATCTATCCATATCTACTACGAGAGCTTGAAATTAACAGAGCCAATCAGGTTTGGAGTGGAGATATTACCTATATCCCAATCAAGGGTGGTTTCGTGTATTTGTGCGCCATTATTGATTGGCACAGTAAAACGATACTCTCATGGAAAATATCAACAACTATGGATACATCTCTTGTAACAGATGTTTTAAAAGAAGCCATTGAAAAATATGACATTCCTGTAATATTCAACTCCGACCAAGGTAGCCAATATACCAGCCATGAACATACAGAACTTCTCAAGAAACACAACATTCAAATCTCTATGAACGGTAAAGGCAGATCCATTGATAATATTGCCATTGAGAGATTTTTTAGGACTTTAAAATATGATGAAATCTATATCAATGAGTATAGCTCTATTTCAGATCTCAGATTTAAGGTTTCAAGATATATCAATTTTTACAATCACAATAGATTTCATTCAGCACTAAATTATCAAAAGCCCATGAATGTTTATCTAGAAGGGTTGAAAAACGTTGCTTAA
- a CDS encoding PilZ domain-containing protein, whose amino-acid sequence MEELRRYFESFEVVYIQDQCGNSEILPYFRSVCPKFREYRLYESDLSQLALEAHLMILEIPRPIEDDIVKIREILKNSNYWECLILSDDFKNYSLSRIAFSHSIVDILPRKLEASDLHNLTRFLLGKLITRKKERLAHEYHRRLIEQEDRFFLIRHKGRTVFANRPLQRYTQVKQPSEIDSLNEREIPLLAKLKEFQGAGRQVWQNPYNKETFLIEMGVEDENGESMGVCWRVDSSFYREKRQEPLTRIRFTEAFKDRLVVRNVNDENLYLLCIKVENGRKILEDFGALALHEFSKELVEYSTSFAQEEEPLCTFWNRDFLVFLLENRQIIEIKKRVTRLFQAIPSYDFTQGIVPFVDLAVIDFRYLSPNDSLFFLDRFYEKNYTPQEGKRIMVRLSSAMHGEGDENRQAMFYLENIHSKEQTIRILNLYKGLSVHANTKILKIKEGDIYVRAEKIQRCLMNIEKKIVIESANLPRDIRAEVKYVDKERSFAILCDPSFMEFSANNRQYSRVQCDIRIPITLSSGRYAYTGEIIDISIQAIAIRYRSTISRNILQSEARLHFSLPNISFENSLVKLAMNGKVVAIKSDEDGHTRVVVMIRPESPHDGYLLEYIYARQKELMQEIKKIGNLAFR is encoded by the coding sequence ATGGAGGAGCTTAGGCGCTATTTTGAGAGCTTTGAGGTGGTCTATATTCAAGATCAGTGTGGGAACTCAGAGATTCTTCCCTATTTTCGTTCCGTCTGTCCAAAGTTTCGAGAGTATCGTCTCTATGAATCTGACCTCTCCCAGCTTGCGCTAGAGGCGCATTTGATGATCTTGGAGATTCCTCGACCGATTGAGGATGATATAGTCAAAATAAGAGAAATTCTAAAAAATTCAAATTACTGGGAATGTTTGATTCTAAGTGATGATTTTAAAAACTACTCCTTATCAAGAATCGCCTTCTCTCACTCTATTGTCGATATTCTTCCCCGTAAACTTGAAGCCTCCGATCTTCATAATCTCACTCGATTCCTTCTTGGAAAGCTCATCACCCGCAAAAAAGAGCGCTTAGCGCACGAGTATCATCGTCGGCTCATTGAACAAGAGGATCGATTTTTTCTCATTCGGCACAAAGGCAGGACGGTTTTTGCCAATCGCCCCTTGCAGCGCTACACTCAAGTGAAGCAGCCCTCTGAAATCGATTCGCTCAACGAGCGAGAGATTCCTCTTTTGGCTAAACTCAAAGAGTTTCAAGGGGCGGGGAGGCAGGTGTGGCAAAACCCCTATAACAAGGAGACATTTCTTATTGAGATGGGGGTGGAGGATGAAAATGGCGAGTCGATGGGGGTTTGCTGGCGAGTCGATTCGAGCTTTTATCGAGAAAAGCGCCAAGAGCCTCTCACGAGAATCCGTTTCACTGAGGCGTTCAAAGATCGTTTGGTGGTGCGCAATGTCAATGATGAAAACCTCTATTTGCTTTGCATTAAAGTCGAAAATGGTCGGAAGATTTTAGAGGATTTTGGGGCGCTGGCTCTCCATGAATTTTCCAAAGAGTTAGTCGAGTATAGCACGAGTTTCGCTCAAGAAGAGGAGCCTCTTTGCACTTTTTGGAATCGAGATTTTCTAGTTTTTTTGCTGGAGAATCGTCAGATTATCGAGATTAAAAAGCGTGTCACTCGGCTTTTTCAAGCGATTCCCTCTTATGATTTCACGCAAGGAATCGTGCCTTTTGTTGATTTGGCAGTGATTGACTTTCGCTATCTAAGCCCCAACGATTCTCTCTTCTTTTTGGATCGATTCTATGAGAAAAATTACACCCCCCAAGAGGGTAAACGTATCATGGTGCGCCTCTCTAGCGCGATGCATGGAGAGGGAGATGAGAATCGTCAAGCGATGTTCTATTTAGAAAACATTCACAGCAAAGAGCAAACCATCCGTATCCTTAATCTCTACAAAGGGCTGAGCGTCCACGCCAACACCAAGATTCTTAAAATCAAAGAGGGTGATATCTATGTGAGGGCTGAGAAGATTCAGCGCTGCCTTATGAATATTGAAAAAAAGATTGTGATCGAATCGGCCAATCTCCCTAGGGATATTCGTGCCGAGGTGAAGTATGTGGATAAGGAGCGCTCCTTCGCAATTTTGTGCGATCCTAGCTTCATGGAATTTTCGGCGAATAATCGCCAATACTCCAGAGTGCAATGCGATATTCGTATTCCCATCACGCTCTCTTCAGGGCGATACGCCTACACGGGTGAGATCATTGATATTTCGATTCAAGCCATCGCGATTCGCTATCGAAGCACCATCAGTCGCAATATTCTGCAAAGTGAGGCACGATTGCACTTCTCTCTTCCTAATATCTCATTTGAGAATAGTCTTGTGAAACTTGCCATGAATGGAAAGGTGGTTGCGATCAAATCTGATGAAGATGGACACACGCGAGTCGTGGTGATGATACGACCCGAATCACCCCATGATGGCTATCTGCTTGAATACATCTATGCGCGTCAAAAAGAGCTGATGCAAGAGATTAAAAAGATAGGAAATTTGGCGTTCCGATAG
- a CDS encoding EAL domain-containing protein: MVSEGIQKALESGKEISINLSVEDLENPFTLEYIFGELERYGCGERIIFEITESEGVNNYEQVRNFIKHSKERFGCKIAIDDFGSGYSNFSNILELEIDFLKIDGSIVKNILEDPRSRALLDGITSLSHKLGIECVAEFVSTKEIMESLRESGVDFAQGYYVGKPSPELISSKA, encoded by the coding sequence ATGGTCTCTGAGGGAATCCAAAAAGCGCTAGAGAGTGGCAAGGAGATATCGATCAATCTTAGCGTGGAAGACCTCGAAAATCCTTTCACGCTGGAGTATATCTTTGGTGAATTGGAGCGTTATGGATGCGGGGAGAGGATCATTTTTGAGATCACCGAATCTGAAGGGGTGAACAACTATGAACAGGTGAGAAACTTCATCAAGCACTCCAAGGAGCGCTTTGGGTGCAAGATCGCTATTGATGACTTTGGGAGCGGCTATTCTAACTTCAGTAACATTTTGGAGCTAGAGATTGATTTCCTCAAAATTGATGGATCTATTGTTAAAAATATTCTCGAAGACCCAAGATCTAGAGCGCTTTTAGATGGGATCACGAGTCTTAGTCACAAGCTGGGAATTGAGTGTGTAGCGGAATTTGTCTCAACCAAAGAGATCATGGAGAGCCTTAGGGAGAGCGGGGTTGATTTTGCGCAAGGTTATTATGTTGGCAAGCCAAGCCCAGAGTTAATATCCTCTAAAGCTTGA
- a CDS encoding glucose-6-phosphate isomerase, which produces MLEFQHFFTASFSDEEREALLGRVKKEREEGVSAYYDLPFQRRALEDSDRYMKANAALLERLETILVVGVGGSSLGLKAIDSLLSHLPERRAIDLHFLEHTDPIAIEKSLRGIQTKSSLFIVISKSGSTIETSSLTKYVLKRFELLKEENRSHLLVITDEGSPLEQWSKQEDVACVTIHPKVGGRFSVLSAVGILPLSLLGYPANEILEGAKGMAVEFFAGRATQILDKALFYAKERNRLSINVLFSYASAFKEFNAWYVQLWGESLGKLNAQGNRTGMTPAALIGSIDQHSFLQLIVQGPLDKSVTFLSIKEPLKEPIEIPNWSMEFLEGTDFVNGSSFKDLLRHQREATMETVIEEGVPTDLILIDRLEGRSVGALLYYYELLTSCVGTLLEINTYDQPGVEFGKRRLREKFHSKDTL; this is translated from the coding sequence ATGCTTGAGTTTCAACACTTCTTCACCGCCTCTTTTAGCGATGAGGAGCGAGAAGCCCTTTTGGGTCGAGTCAAAAAGGAGAGAGAAGAGGGGGTGAGCGCCTATTATGACCTCCCTTTTCAAAGGCGTGCCTTAGAGGATAGTGATCGCTACATGAAGGCGAATGCCGCTCTTTTGGAGAGACTTGAGACCATTTTGGTGGTGGGGGTTGGAGGGAGCAGCTTGGGGCTAAAGGCGATTGATTCGCTTCTCTCCCATCTTCCTGAGCGACGCGCTATCGATTTGCACTTTTTGGAACACACCGACCCTATTGCCATCGAAAAGAGCCTTAGGGGAATTCAAACCAAGAGCTCCCTCTTTATCGTGATCAGCAAGTCAGGCTCCACGATTGAGACCTCTTCTCTCACCAAATATGTCCTCAAGCGCTTTGAACTCCTCAAAGAGGAGAATCGCTCTCATTTGTTGGTGATCACCGATGAAGGCTCGCCGCTAGAGCAATGGTCAAAGCAAGAGGATGTAGCGTGCGTGACGATTCACCCTAAAGTCGGGGGTCGATTCTCGGTGCTTAGTGCCGTGGGGATTCTCCCTCTCTCTCTTCTTGGATATCCAGCCAATGAGATATTAGAGGGAGCCAAGGGGATGGCAGTGGAGTTTTTTGCTGGGCGAGCCACACAGATTCTGGATAAGGCGCTCTTTTATGCCAAAGAGAGGAATCGACTCTCGATTAATGTCCTCTTCTCCTATGCAAGCGCTTTCAAAGAGTTTAACGCGTGGTATGTTCAGCTCTGGGGGGAATCGCTTGGCAAGCTCAACGCCCAAGGGAATCGCACTGGAATGACGCCCGCTGCGCTCATTGGGAGTATCGACCAGCACTCTTTTTTGCAACTCATCGTGCAGGGGCCGCTCGATAAGAGTGTCACTTTTTTGAGCATCAAAGAGCCTCTTAAAGAGCCTATTGAGATTCCCAATTGGAGCATGGAGTTTTTGGAGGGGACGGATTTTGTCAATGGCTCCTCCTTTAAGGATTTGCTCAGACATCAGCGTGAAGCGACCATGGAGACAGTGATTGAAGAGGGGGTGCCAACAGACCTTATCCTCATTGATCGGCTAGAGGGGAGAAGCGTTGGAGCGCTCCTTTATTACTACGAACTTCTCACCTCTTGCGTAGGGACTCTTTTGGAGATTAATACCTATGATCAGCCAGGCGTGGAGTTTGGCAAGCGACGCTTAAGGGAGAAATTTCACTCCAAGGATACTTTATGA
- a CDS encoding O-acetylhomoserine aminocarboxypropyltransferase/cysteine synthase family protein: MPAHKDETALLHAGYTIDPVTKSRAVPLYQTTSYQFDNTEHAANLFGLKEFGNIYTRLMNPTTDVLEKRINALDGGVGALALASGQAAIAAAIFNIAQVGDEVISLDNLYGGTYNLFKHTLKKSGITVKFADSSRLEGVQALITPKTKAIYAESIGNPKLNVTDIEKLSKIAHEHHIPLIIDNTLTPYIFKPLLHGADIVVYSATKFLGGHGTSLGGIIVDGGKFDWSVKGEDGELKFPLIAAPDESYHGAEFISALEPLGNIAYIIKARISVLRDLGAAISPFNSFLILQGVETLHLRMERHVENAQKVSAFLSNHPKIERVIYPGVGDKVESERAQRYFKFGAGAIVGFEIKGGVEAGRRFIDSLQLFSHLANVGDAKSLAIHPASTTHQQLSKEERLSTGVSDGFVRLSVGIEHIEDILGDLEQALAKA, translated from the coding sequence ATGCCAGCCCACAAAGATGAGACTGCCCTACTGCATGCAGGATACACGATTGACCCAGTGACTAAATCCCGCGCCGTCCCCCTCTATCAGACCACCTCTTACCAGTTTGATAACACCGAACATGCCGCGAATCTCTTCGGACTCAAAGAGTTTGGTAACATCTACACACGACTCATGAATCCCACCACTGATGTGCTTGAAAAACGCATCAATGCTCTAGATGGAGGCGTGGGAGCACTGGCGCTAGCCTCAGGTCAAGCGGCTATCGCAGCAGCAATTTTTAATATTGCCCAAGTGGGCGATGAGGTGATCTCGCTGGATAATCTTTATGGCGGCACCTACAACCTCTTCAAGCACACGCTCAAAAAAAGTGGAATCACCGTCAAATTCGCCGATTCTAGCCGCCTTGAGGGTGTTCAAGCGCTCATCACACCCAAGACCAAAGCGATCTATGCCGAGAGTATCGGGAATCCAAAGCTCAATGTCACTGATATAGAAAAACTCTCCAAAATCGCCCACGAGCACCATATCCCTCTCATTATTGACAACACCCTCACCCCCTACATCTTTAAGCCCCTCCTTCATGGAGCGGATATTGTAGTCTACTCAGCGACCAAATTCCTTGGCGGCCACGGCACGAGCCTTGGGGGAATCATCGTGGATGGAGGAAAGTTTGACTGGAGCGTCAAAGGCGAGGATGGAGAGCTCAAATTCCCCCTCATTGCTGCGCCCGATGAGAGCTACCATGGTGCTGAATTCATCAGCGCCCTAGAGCCTCTAGGCAATATCGCCTACATCATCAAGGCGAGAATATCCGTGCTTCGCGATCTTGGTGCCGCCATCTCACCCTTTAACTCCTTCTTGATTCTTCAAGGAGTAGAGACCCTCCATCTTCGTATGGAGCGCCATGTTGAAAACGCCCAAAAAGTGAGCGCCTTCCTCTCCAATCACCCTAAAATCGAACGAGTCATCTATCCAGGAGTGGGCGATAAGGTCGAGAGCGAGCGAGCGCAACGCTACTTCAAATTTGGCGCAGGTGCGATTGTTGGCTTTGAGATCAAAGGCGGAGTGGAGGCGGGGCGACGCTTTATCGATTCTCTCCAGCTCTTCTCCCATCTAGCCAATGTGGGCGATGCTAAATCCCTAGCGATCCACCCCGCGAGCACCACCCACCAGCAGCTCTCCAAAGAGGAGCGCCTCAGCACGGGCGTGAGCGATGGCTTTGTGCGCCTCTCTGTGGGAATTGAGCACATCGAAGATATTTTGGGCGATCTTGAGCAAGCCCTAGCCAAAGCTTAA
- the cowN gene encoding N(2)-fixation sustaining protein CowN → MMESEKSGGMDRYVTFERIDCFKNAHEVVSNALRVLEANPEMKNPFWEKFCSKIPDSFYSYTPQEDLLYLVCANVFYLEELFDEAEDEEGQAIMSRCEFECC, encoded by the coding sequence ATGATGGAGAGCGAAAAATCAGGGGGCATGGATCGCTATGTCACTTTTGAGCGGATTGACTGTTTTAAAAATGCTCATGAAGTGGTGAGCAATGCGTTACGGGTGCTAGAGGCAAATCCAGAAATGAAGAATCCTTTTTGGGAGAAGTTTTGCTCCAAGATTCCTGACTCTTTTTATAGCTACACGCCCCAAGAAGATCTTCTCTATCTCGTCTGTGCCAATGTTTTTTATCTCGAAGAGCTTTTTGATGAGGCGGAAGATGAAGAGGGGCAAGCGATCATGAGTCGCTGTGAATTTGAGTGCTGTTAA
- a CDS encoding HU family DNA-binding protein: MNKAEFVELVKEVGGFETKKEAEKAVSAFTAAVEKALEKKGNVELVGFGKFEAVLQKGKEGKVPGSDKKYKTKDKFVPKFKPGKGLKDLVAKAKK; this comes from the coding sequence ATGAATAAAGCCGAATTCGTTGAATTGGTTAAAGAGGTTGGTGGTTTTGAAACCAAAAAAGAGGCTGAAAAAGCAGTAAGCGCTTTCACAGCAGCGGTAGAAAAAGCCCTAGAGAAAAAAGGCAACGTTGAGCTCGTTGGTTTTGGTAAATTTGAAGCGGTCCTTCAAAAAGGCAAAGAGGGCAAAGTTCCTGGAAGCGACAAAAAATACAAAACTAAAGATAAATTCGTTCCTAAATTCAAACCTGGCAAAGGCCTTAAAGACCTCGTTGCCAAGGCTAAGAAATAA
- a CDS encoding YebC/PmpR family DNA-binding transcriptional regulator, whose amino-acid sequence MGRAFEYRRAAKEKRWDKMSKLFPKLGKLITIAAKEGGADPEMNAKLRTAITNAKAQNMPKDNIDAAIKRALGKDGVVITEVNYEAKGPHGVLLFIECATDNPTRTVANVKSYINKIGGQLLQNGSLEFMFSHKAVFEFPKSHLHMDREELELVLIDAGLEELDEQEETLYVYGDYTQFGSLSSTLEELKIDVTKASLQRIANTPVEFSEEQLADIEKLIDRIEDDDDVQAVFTNIA is encoded by the coding sequence ATGGGACGAGCCTTTGAATATCGCCGTGCGGCCAAAGAAAAACGCTGGGACAAAATGTCTAAACTTTTCCCCAAACTAGGCAAGCTCATCACTATTGCTGCCAAAGAGGGCGGAGCTGATCCTGAGATGAATGCCAAACTCCGCACTGCCATCACCAACGCCAAAGCCCAAAATATGCCCAAAGACAACATCGATGCCGCGATTAAACGCGCTTTGGGTAAAGATGGGGTTGTCATCACCGAAGTGAACTACGAAGCCAAGGGACCCCATGGCGTGCTTCTTTTTATCGAGTGCGCCACGGACAACCCCACTCGAACGGTTGCCAATGTCAAAAGTTATATCAACAAAATCGGCGGACAGCTACTTCAAAATGGCTCTTTGGAGTTCATGTTCTCTCATAAAGCGGTCTTTGAATTCCCCAAAAGCCATCTCCATATGGATAGAGAGGAATTAGAGCTTGTCCTCATTGATGCGGGGCTAGAAGAGCTTGATGAACAAGAGGAGACCCTCTATGTCTATGGCGACTATACACAGTTTGGCTCCCTCTCCTCTACGCTAGAGGAGCTCAAGATTGATGTGACCAAAGCGAGCCTCCAACGCATCGCCAACACCCCTGTGGAGTTCAGCGAAGAGCAATTGGCCGACATTGAGAAGCTCATCGACCGAATCGAAGATGATGATGATGTTCAGGCGGTTTTCACCAACATCGCTTGA
- the gap gene encoding type I glyceraldehyde-3-phosphate dehydrogenase, which produces MALKVAINGTGRIGLCACRVIGNRDDIELVALNTTAPIDTLVHLLKYDSVHRDYDAEKIDEQTIRIGKHRHVKVYSDRDPLKVPFGESGAKVVIECTGAFNSLEKSSIHLHGGIEKVVISAPADNAPTFVYGVNHESYQGESVVSNASCTTNCLAPIAKVLHEAFGIENGLMTTIHSYTNDQNILDVKHKDLRRARAAAMNMIPTSTGAAKAIGLVMPELKGKMSGFSVRVPTPDVSLVDLSVNLSCAITKESINAAMREAALGAMKGLLLVDEEKRVSSDFIGSPYSAIFVPDCTTVVGEKSAKVLAWYDNEMGYSHRLVDMALWVGTH; this is translated from the coding sequence ATGGCGTTGAAGGTAGCGATCAACGGTACAGGAAGAATCGGACTTTGCGCGTGTAGAGTGATTGGGAATCGAGACGATATCGAATTGGTGGCGCTCAATACGACTGCGCCTATTGATACGCTAGTGCATCTGCTCAAATACGATTCGGTTCATCGAGACTATGATGCCGAGAAGATTGATGAGCAGACGATTCGCATCGGAAAGCATCGCCATGTCAAAGTCTATAGCGACCGCGATCCTTTGAAAGTTCCTTTTGGCGAGAGCGGGGCCAAGGTAGTGATCGAGTGCACAGGCGCTTTTAACTCTTTGGAGAAATCCTCAATACACCTTCATGGCGGAATAGAAAAAGTGGTCATTTCAGCGCCCGCGGATAATGCCCCTACCTTTGTCTATGGAGTCAATCATGAGAGCTACCAAGGGGAGAGCGTGGTGAGCAACGCCAGTTGCACCACTAACTGCCTCGCTCCCATCGCTAAAGTGCTTCATGAGGCGTTTGGTATCGAAAATGGTCTCATGACCACCATCCATAGCTACACCAACGACCAAAACATCTTGGATGTGAAACACAAAGACCTTCGCCGTGCCAGAGCGGCTGCAATGAATATGATTCCCACCTCCACGGGGGCGGCCAAGGCGATTGGGCTAGTGATGCCTGAGCTAAAGGGCAAGATGAGTGGTTTTTCCGTCCGAGTCCCTACGCCTGATGTCTCGCTGGTGGATCTGAGTGTTAACCTCTCTTGTGCCATCACCAAAGAATCGATCAATGCCGCGATGAGAGAGGCGGCTCTAGGCGCCATGAAAGGGCTGCTGTTGGTGGATGAGGAGAAGAGAGTCTCCTCGGATTTTATCGGTTCTCCCTATAGTGCGATCTTTGTGCCTGACTGCACAACCGTGGTGGGTGAGAAGAGTGCGAAGGTTTTGGCGTGGTATGACAATGAGATGGGCTACTCCCATCGTCTCGTGGATATGGCGCTTTGGGTAGGAACCCACTAA